One window of the Equus caballus isolate H_3958 breed thoroughbred chromosome 2, TB-T2T, whole genome shotgun sequence genome contains the following:
- the BMP1 gene encoding bone morphogenetic protein 1 isoform X1 yields MPGVARLPLPLPLLLWLLLLARPGRPLDLADYTYELGEEDDSEPLNYKDPCKAVAFLGDIALDEEDLRAFQVQQAVDLGQQAIRRSSIKAAENSSTPICQSTSGQPQRKNRGRWRSRFRSRRAATSRPERVWPDGVIPFVIGGNFTGSQRAVFRQAMRHWEKHTCVTFLERTDEDSYIVFTYRPCGCCSYVGRRGGGPQAISIGKNCDKFGIVVHELGHVIGFWHEHTRPDRDRHVSIVRENIQPGQEYNFLKMELQEVESLGENYDFDSIMHYARNTFSRGIFLDTIVPKYEVNGVKPPIGQRTRLSKGDIAQARKLYKCPACGETLQDSTGNFSSPEYPNGYSAHMHCVWRISVTPGEKIILNFTSMDLYRSRLCWYDYVEVRDGFWRKAPLRGRFCGAKLPEPVVSTDSRLWVEFRSSSNWVGKGFFAVYEAICGGDVKKDNGHIQSPNYPDDYRPSKVCVWRIQVSEGFHVGLTFQSFEIERHDSCAYDYLEVRDGHSEGSPLIGRYCGYERPDDIKSTSSRLWLKFVSDGSINKAGFAVNFFKEVDECSRPNRGGCEQRCLNTLGSYKCSCDPGYELAPDKRRCEAACGGFLTKLNGSITSPGWPKEYPPNKNCIWQLVAPTQYRISLQFDFFETEGNDVCKYDFVEVRSGLTADSKLHGKFCGSEKPEVITSQYNNMRVEFKSDNTVSKKGFKAHFFSDKDECSKDNGGCQQDCVNTFGSYECQCRSGFVLHDNKHDCKEAGCDHKVTSTSGTITSPNWPDKYPGKKECTWAISSTPGHRVKLTFTEMDIESQPECAYDHLEVYDGRDAKADILGRFCGSKKPEPILATGSRMFLRFYSDNSVQRKGFQASHSTECGGQVQAEVKTKDLYSHAQFGDNNYPGGVDCEWVIVAEEGYGVELVFQTFEVEEETDCGYDYMELFDGYDSTAPRLGRYCGSGPPEEVYSAGDSVLVKFHSDDTITKKGFHLRYTSTKFQDTLHSRK; encoded by the exons tTGCCTTCCTTGGGGACATTGCCCTGGATGAGGAGGACTTAAGGGCCTTCCAGGTACAGCAGGCTGTGGATCTCGGACAGCAAGCAATCCGCAGGTCTTCCATCAAAGCTGCAG AAAATTCTTCTACCCCCATCTGCCAGAGCACTAGTGGGCAGCCTCAGAGGAAAAACCGTGGGAGATGGAGAAGCAGGTTCCGGAGCCGGCGGGCAGCAACATCCAGACCAGAGCGTGTGTGGCCCGATGGGGTCATCCCCTTTGTCATTGGGGGAAACTTCACTG GCAGCCAGAGGGCAGTCTTCCGGCAGGCCATGAGGCACTGGGAAAAGCATACCTGTGTCACCTTCCTGGAGCGCACTGATGAGGACAGCTACATTGTTTTCACCTATCGACCCTGCGG GTGCTGCTCCTATGTGGGTCGCCGTGGTGGGGGCCCCCAGGCCATATCCATCGGCAAGAACTGTGACAAGTTTGGCATCGTGGTCCATGAGCTGGGTCACGTCATTGGCTTCTGGCACGAGCACACACGGCCAGACCGGGACCGCCATGTCTCCATCGTGCGTGAGAACATCCAGCCAG GGCAGGAATATAACTTCCTGAAGATGGAGCTCCAGGAGGTGGAGTCCCTGGGGGAGAACTATGATTTTGACAGTATCATGCACTATGCCCGGAACACATTCTCCAG GGGCATCTTCCTGGACACCATTGTTCCCAAGTACGAGGTGAATGGGGTAAAACCTCCTATCGGCCAAAGGACCCGGCTCAGCAAAGGGGACATTGCCCAGGCTCGCAAGCTCTACAAGTGCCCAG CCTGTGGAGAGACCCTGCAAGACAGCACAGGCAACTTCTCCTCCCCGGAATACCCCAACGGCTACTCTGCCCACATGCACTGTGTATGGCGCATCTCCGTCACTCCTGGGGAGAAG ATCATTCTGAACTTCACATCCATGGACCTGTACCGCAGCCGCCTGTGCTGGTACGACTACGTGGAGGTCCGTGATGGCTTCTGGAGGAAGGCGCCCCTCCGAG GCCGCTTCTGTGGGGCCAAACTCCCCGAGCCTGTCGTCTCCACTGACAGCCGCCTCTGGGTTGAATTCCGCAGCAGCAGCAACTGGGTCGGGAAGGGCTTCTTTGCAGTCTATGAAG CCATCTGCGGGGGAGATGTGAAAAAGGACAACGGCCACATCCAGTCGCCCAATTACCCGGACGATTACCGGCCCAGCAAAGTCTGCGTCTGGCGGATTCAGGTGTCCGAGGGCTTCCATGTGGGCCTCACCTTCCAGTCCTTTGAG ATCGAGCGCCATGACAGCTGTGCCTACGACTACCTGGAGGTGCGCGACGGGCACAGTGAGGGCAGTCCCCTCATCGGGCGCTACTGTGGCTACGAGAGGCCAGACGACATCAAGAGCACGTCCAGCCGCCTCTGGCTCAAGTTCGTCTCTGACGGATCCATTAACAAAGCTGGCTTCGCCGTCAACTTTTTCAAAG AGGTGGATGAGTGCTCTCGGCCCAACCGCGGCGGCTGTGAGCAGCGCTGCCTCAACACGCTGGGCAGCTACAAGTGCAGCTGCGACCCTGGCTACGAGCTGGCCCCCGACAAGCGCCGCTGCGAGG CTGCCTGCGGTGGATTCCTCACCAAGCTCAACGGCTCCATCACCAGCCCAGGCTGGCCCAAGGAGTACCCCCCCAACAAGAACTGCATCTGGCAGCTGGTGGCCCCCACCCAGTACCGCATCTCCCTGCAGTTTGACTTCTTCGAGACCGAGGGCAACGAC GTGTGCAAGTACGACTTCGTGGAGGTGCGCAGTGGGCTCACGGCCGACTCCAAGCTGCACGGCAAGTTCTGTGGCTCTGAGAAGCCCGAGGTCATCACCTCCCAGTACAACAACATGCGCGTGGAGTTCAAGTCAGACAACACAGTCTCCAAAAAGGGCTTCAAGGCTCACTTCTTCTCAG ACAAGGACGAGTGCTCTAAGGACAATGGCGGCTGTCAGCAGGACTGCGTCAACACCTTCGGCAGCTACGAGTGCCAGTGTCGCAGCGGCTTTGTCCTCCATGACAACAAACACGACTGCAAGGAAG CCGGCTGTGACCACAAGGTAACATCCACCAGCGGTACCATCACCAGCCCCAACTGGCCTGACAAATATCCCGGCAAGAAGGAGTGTACCTGGGCCATCTCCAGCACCCCTGGACACCGGGTCAAGCTG ACCTTCACGGAGATGGACATCGAGTCCCAGCCTGAGTGTGCCTACGACCACCTGGAAGTGTATGACGGACGTGACGCCAAGGCTGATATCCTGGGCCGCTTCTGTGGGAGCAAGAAGCCGGAGCCCATCCTGGCCACGGGCAGCCGCATGTTCCTGCGCTTCTACTCCGACAACTCCGTCCAGCGGAAGGGCTTCCAGGCGTCACACTCCACAG AGTGTGGAGGCCAGGTGCAGGCGGAGGTGAAGACCAAGGATCTTTACTCCCACGCCCAGTTTGGTGACAACAACTACCCCGGGGGGGTGGACTGTGAGTGGGTCATCGTGGCCGAGGAGGGCTATGGTGTGGAGCTGGTGTTCCAGACCTTCGAGGTGGAGGAGGAAACAGACTGCGGCTATGACTACATGGAGCTCTTCGACGGCTACGACAGCACAGCCCCCAGACTGGGGCGCTACTGCGGCTCAGGG CCCCCCGAGGAGGTGTACTCGGCGGGAGATTCTGTCCTGGTGAAATTCCACTCAGATGACACCATCACAAAAAAAGGCTTCCACCTGCGGTACACCAGCACCAAGTTCCAGGACACGCTGCACAGCAGGAAGTGA
- the BMP1 gene encoding bone morphogenetic protein 1 isoform X2 — MGPSYPWVWSKHLTTHLALVNENSSTPICQSTSGQPQRKNRGRWRSRFRSRRAATSRPERVWPDGVIPFVIGGNFTGSQRAVFRQAMRHWEKHTCVTFLERTDEDSYIVFTYRPCGCCSYVGRRGGGPQAISIGKNCDKFGIVVHELGHVIGFWHEHTRPDRDRHVSIVRENIQPGQEYNFLKMELQEVESLGENYDFDSIMHYARNTFSRGIFLDTIVPKYEVNGVKPPIGQRTRLSKGDIAQARKLYKCPACGETLQDSTGNFSSPEYPNGYSAHMHCVWRISVTPGEKIILNFTSMDLYRSRLCWYDYVEVRDGFWRKAPLRGRFCGAKLPEPVVSTDSRLWVEFRSSSNWVGKGFFAVYEAICGGDVKKDNGHIQSPNYPDDYRPSKVCVWRIQVSEGFHVGLTFQSFEIERHDSCAYDYLEVRDGHSEGSPLIGRYCGYERPDDIKSTSSRLWLKFVSDGSINKAGFAVNFFKEVDECSRPNRGGCEQRCLNTLGSYKCSCDPGYELAPDKRRCEAACGGFLTKLNGSITSPGWPKEYPPNKNCIWQLVAPTQYRISLQFDFFETEGNDVCKYDFVEVRSGLTADSKLHGKFCGSEKPEVITSQYNNMRVEFKSDNTVSKKGFKAHFFSDKDECSKDNGGCQQDCVNTFGSYECQCRSGFVLHDNKHDCKEAGCDHKVTSTSGTITSPNWPDKYPGKKECTWAISSTPGHRVKLTFTEMDIESQPECAYDHLEVYDGRDAKADILGRFCGSKKPEPILATGSRMFLRFYSDNSVQRKGFQASHSTECGGQVQAEVKTKDLYSHAQFGDNNYPGGVDCEWVIVAEEGYGVELVFQTFEVEEETDCGYDYMELFDGYDSTAPRLGRYCGSGPPEEVYSAGDSVLVKFHSDDTITKKGFHLRYTSTKFQDTLHSRK; from the exons ATGGGTCCTTCTTATCCCTGGGTGTGGTCCAAGCATCTAACAACCCACCTGGCACTTGTGAATG AAAATTCTTCTACCCCCATCTGCCAGAGCACTAGTGGGCAGCCTCAGAGGAAAAACCGTGGGAGATGGAGAAGCAGGTTCCGGAGCCGGCGGGCAGCAACATCCAGACCAGAGCGTGTGTGGCCCGATGGGGTCATCCCCTTTGTCATTGGGGGAAACTTCACTG GCAGCCAGAGGGCAGTCTTCCGGCAGGCCATGAGGCACTGGGAAAAGCATACCTGTGTCACCTTCCTGGAGCGCACTGATGAGGACAGCTACATTGTTTTCACCTATCGACCCTGCGG GTGCTGCTCCTATGTGGGTCGCCGTGGTGGGGGCCCCCAGGCCATATCCATCGGCAAGAACTGTGACAAGTTTGGCATCGTGGTCCATGAGCTGGGTCACGTCATTGGCTTCTGGCACGAGCACACACGGCCAGACCGGGACCGCCATGTCTCCATCGTGCGTGAGAACATCCAGCCAG GGCAGGAATATAACTTCCTGAAGATGGAGCTCCAGGAGGTGGAGTCCCTGGGGGAGAACTATGATTTTGACAGTATCATGCACTATGCCCGGAACACATTCTCCAG GGGCATCTTCCTGGACACCATTGTTCCCAAGTACGAGGTGAATGGGGTAAAACCTCCTATCGGCCAAAGGACCCGGCTCAGCAAAGGGGACATTGCCCAGGCTCGCAAGCTCTACAAGTGCCCAG CCTGTGGAGAGACCCTGCAAGACAGCACAGGCAACTTCTCCTCCCCGGAATACCCCAACGGCTACTCTGCCCACATGCACTGTGTATGGCGCATCTCCGTCACTCCTGGGGAGAAG ATCATTCTGAACTTCACATCCATGGACCTGTACCGCAGCCGCCTGTGCTGGTACGACTACGTGGAGGTCCGTGATGGCTTCTGGAGGAAGGCGCCCCTCCGAG GCCGCTTCTGTGGGGCCAAACTCCCCGAGCCTGTCGTCTCCACTGACAGCCGCCTCTGGGTTGAATTCCGCAGCAGCAGCAACTGGGTCGGGAAGGGCTTCTTTGCAGTCTATGAAG CCATCTGCGGGGGAGATGTGAAAAAGGACAACGGCCACATCCAGTCGCCCAATTACCCGGACGATTACCGGCCCAGCAAAGTCTGCGTCTGGCGGATTCAGGTGTCCGAGGGCTTCCATGTGGGCCTCACCTTCCAGTCCTTTGAG ATCGAGCGCCATGACAGCTGTGCCTACGACTACCTGGAGGTGCGCGACGGGCACAGTGAGGGCAGTCCCCTCATCGGGCGCTACTGTGGCTACGAGAGGCCAGACGACATCAAGAGCACGTCCAGCCGCCTCTGGCTCAAGTTCGTCTCTGACGGATCCATTAACAAAGCTGGCTTCGCCGTCAACTTTTTCAAAG AGGTGGATGAGTGCTCTCGGCCCAACCGCGGCGGCTGTGAGCAGCGCTGCCTCAACACGCTGGGCAGCTACAAGTGCAGCTGCGACCCTGGCTACGAGCTGGCCCCCGACAAGCGCCGCTGCGAGG CTGCCTGCGGTGGATTCCTCACCAAGCTCAACGGCTCCATCACCAGCCCAGGCTGGCCCAAGGAGTACCCCCCCAACAAGAACTGCATCTGGCAGCTGGTGGCCCCCACCCAGTACCGCATCTCCCTGCAGTTTGACTTCTTCGAGACCGAGGGCAACGAC GTGTGCAAGTACGACTTCGTGGAGGTGCGCAGTGGGCTCACGGCCGACTCCAAGCTGCACGGCAAGTTCTGTGGCTCTGAGAAGCCCGAGGTCATCACCTCCCAGTACAACAACATGCGCGTGGAGTTCAAGTCAGACAACACAGTCTCCAAAAAGGGCTTCAAGGCTCACTTCTTCTCAG ACAAGGACGAGTGCTCTAAGGACAATGGCGGCTGTCAGCAGGACTGCGTCAACACCTTCGGCAGCTACGAGTGCCAGTGTCGCAGCGGCTTTGTCCTCCATGACAACAAACACGACTGCAAGGAAG CCGGCTGTGACCACAAGGTAACATCCACCAGCGGTACCATCACCAGCCCCAACTGGCCTGACAAATATCCCGGCAAGAAGGAGTGTACCTGGGCCATCTCCAGCACCCCTGGACACCGGGTCAAGCTG ACCTTCACGGAGATGGACATCGAGTCCCAGCCTGAGTGTGCCTACGACCACCTGGAAGTGTATGACGGACGTGACGCCAAGGCTGATATCCTGGGCCGCTTCTGTGGGAGCAAGAAGCCGGAGCCCATCCTGGCCACGGGCAGCCGCATGTTCCTGCGCTTCTACTCCGACAACTCCGTCCAGCGGAAGGGCTTCCAGGCGTCACACTCCACAG AGTGTGGAGGCCAGGTGCAGGCGGAGGTGAAGACCAAGGATCTTTACTCCCACGCCCAGTTTGGTGACAACAACTACCCCGGGGGGGTGGACTGTGAGTGGGTCATCGTGGCCGAGGAGGGCTATGGTGTGGAGCTGGTGTTCCAGACCTTCGAGGTGGAGGAGGAAACAGACTGCGGCTATGACTACATGGAGCTCTTCGACGGCTACGACAGCACAGCCCCCAGACTGGGGCGCTACTGCGGCTCAGGG CCCCCCGAGGAGGTGTACTCGGCGGGAGATTCTGTCCTGGTGAAATTCCACTCAGATGACACCATCACAAAAAAAGGCTTCCACCTGCGGTACACCAGCACCAAGTTCCAGGACACGCTGCACAGCAGGAAGTGA
- the BMP1 gene encoding bone morphogenetic protein 1 isoform X3, with amino-acid sequence MRTATLFSPIDPAARDRPPELAPPSRCCSYVGRRGGGPQAISIGKNCDKFGIVVHELGHVIGFWHEHTRPDRDRHVSIVRENIQPGQEYNFLKMELQEVESLGENYDFDSIMHYARNTFSRGIFLDTIVPKYEVNGVKPPIGQRTRLSKGDIAQARKLYKCPACGETLQDSTGNFSSPEYPNGYSAHMHCVWRISVTPGEKIILNFTSMDLYRSRLCWYDYVEVRDGFWRKAPLRGRFCGAKLPEPVVSTDSRLWVEFRSSSNWVGKGFFAVYEAICGGDVKKDNGHIQSPNYPDDYRPSKVCVWRIQVSEGFHVGLTFQSFEIERHDSCAYDYLEVRDGHSEGSPLIGRYCGYERPDDIKSTSSRLWLKFVSDGSINKAGFAVNFFKEVDECSRPNRGGCEQRCLNTLGSYKCSCDPGYELAPDKRRCEAACGGFLTKLNGSITSPGWPKEYPPNKNCIWQLVAPTQYRISLQFDFFETEGNDVCKYDFVEVRSGLTADSKLHGKFCGSEKPEVITSQYNNMRVEFKSDNTVSKKGFKAHFFSDKDECSKDNGGCQQDCVNTFGSYECQCRSGFVLHDNKHDCKEAGCDHKVTSTSGTITSPNWPDKYPGKKECTWAISSTPGHRVKLTFTEMDIESQPECAYDHLEVYDGRDAKADILGRFCGSKKPEPILATGSRMFLRFYSDNSVQRKGFQASHSTECGGQVQAEVKTKDLYSHAQFGDNNYPGGVDCEWVIVAEEGYGVELVFQTFEVEEETDCGYDYMELFDGYDSTAPRLGRYCGSGPPEEVYSAGDSVLVKFHSDDTITKKGFHLRYTSTKFQDTLHSRK; translated from the exons ATGAGGACAGCTACATTGTTTTCACCTATCGACCCTGCGG CTCGGGACCGCCCCCCTGAGCTGGCCCCGCCCTCCAGGTGCTGCTCCTATGTGGGTCGCCGTGGTGGGGGCCCCCAGGCCATATCCATCGGCAAGAACTGTGACAAGTTTGGCATCGTGGTCCATGAGCTGGGTCACGTCATTGGCTTCTGGCACGAGCACACACGGCCAGACCGGGACCGCCATGTCTCCATCGTGCGTGAGAACATCCAGCCAG GGCAGGAATATAACTTCCTGAAGATGGAGCTCCAGGAGGTGGAGTCCCTGGGGGAGAACTATGATTTTGACAGTATCATGCACTATGCCCGGAACACATTCTCCAG GGGCATCTTCCTGGACACCATTGTTCCCAAGTACGAGGTGAATGGGGTAAAACCTCCTATCGGCCAAAGGACCCGGCTCAGCAAAGGGGACATTGCCCAGGCTCGCAAGCTCTACAAGTGCCCAG CCTGTGGAGAGACCCTGCAAGACAGCACAGGCAACTTCTCCTCCCCGGAATACCCCAACGGCTACTCTGCCCACATGCACTGTGTATGGCGCATCTCCGTCACTCCTGGGGAGAAG ATCATTCTGAACTTCACATCCATGGACCTGTACCGCAGCCGCCTGTGCTGGTACGACTACGTGGAGGTCCGTGATGGCTTCTGGAGGAAGGCGCCCCTCCGAG GCCGCTTCTGTGGGGCCAAACTCCCCGAGCCTGTCGTCTCCACTGACAGCCGCCTCTGGGTTGAATTCCGCAGCAGCAGCAACTGGGTCGGGAAGGGCTTCTTTGCAGTCTATGAAG CCATCTGCGGGGGAGATGTGAAAAAGGACAACGGCCACATCCAGTCGCCCAATTACCCGGACGATTACCGGCCCAGCAAAGTCTGCGTCTGGCGGATTCAGGTGTCCGAGGGCTTCCATGTGGGCCTCACCTTCCAGTCCTTTGAG ATCGAGCGCCATGACAGCTGTGCCTACGACTACCTGGAGGTGCGCGACGGGCACAGTGAGGGCAGTCCCCTCATCGGGCGCTACTGTGGCTACGAGAGGCCAGACGACATCAAGAGCACGTCCAGCCGCCTCTGGCTCAAGTTCGTCTCTGACGGATCCATTAACAAAGCTGGCTTCGCCGTCAACTTTTTCAAAG AGGTGGATGAGTGCTCTCGGCCCAACCGCGGCGGCTGTGAGCAGCGCTGCCTCAACACGCTGGGCAGCTACAAGTGCAGCTGCGACCCTGGCTACGAGCTGGCCCCCGACAAGCGCCGCTGCGAGG CTGCCTGCGGTGGATTCCTCACCAAGCTCAACGGCTCCATCACCAGCCCAGGCTGGCCCAAGGAGTACCCCCCCAACAAGAACTGCATCTGGCAGCTGGTGGCCCCCACCCAGTACCGCATCTCCCTGCAGTTTGACTTCTTCGAGACCGAGGGCAACGAC GTGTGCAAGTACGACTTCGTGGAGGTGCGCAGTGGGCTCACGGCCGACTCCAAGCTGCACGGCAAGTTCTGTGGCTCTGAGAAGCCCGAGGTCATCACCTCCCAGTACAACAACATGCGCGTGGAGTTCAAGTCAGACAACACAGTCTCCAAAAAGGGCTTCAAGGCTCACTTCTTCTCAG ACAAGGACGAGTGCTCTAAGGACAATGGCGGCTGTCAGCAGGACTGCGTCAACACCTTCGGCAGCTACGAGTGCCAGTGTCGCAGCGGCTTTGTCCTCCATGACAACAAACACGACTGCAAGGAAG CCGGCTGTGACCACAAGGTAACATCCACCAGCGGTACCATCACCAGCCCCAACTGGCCTGACAAATATCCCGGCAAGAAGGAGTGTACCTGGGCCATCTCCAGCACCCCTGGACACCGGGTCAAGCTG ACCTTCACGGAGATGGACATCGAGTCCCAGCCTGAGTGTGCCTACGACCACCTGGAAGTGTATGACGGACGTGACGCCAAGGCTGATATCCTGGGCCGCTTCTGTGGGAGCAAGAAGCCGGAGCCCATCCTGGCCACGGGCAGCCGCATGTTCCTGCGCTTCTACTCCGACAACTCCGTCCAGCGGAAGGGCTTCCAGGCGTCACACTCCACAG AGTGTGGAGGCCAGGTGCAGGCGGAGGTGAAGACCAAGGATCTTTACTCCCACGCCCAGTTTGGTGACAACAACTACCCCGGGGGGGTGGACTGTGAGTGGGTCATCGTGGCCGAGGAGGGCTATGGTGTGGAGCTGGTGTTCCAGACCTTCGAGGTGGAGGAGGAAACAGACTGCGGCTATGACTACATGGAGCTCTTCGACGGCTACGACAGCACAGCCCCCAGACTGGGGCGCTACTGCGGCTCAGGG CCCCCCGAGGAGGTGTACTCGGCGGGAGATTCTGTCCTGGTGAAATTCCACTCAGATGACACCATCACAAAAAAAGGCTTCCACCTGCGGTACACCAGCACCAAGTTCCAGGACACGCTGCACAGCAGGAAGTGA